Proteins from a genomic interval of Neisseria arctica:
- a CDS encoding sulfurtransferase TusA family protein codes for MDTQLLDVTGLKCPLPILKAKKALAAMQAGEVLTVLATDAGAPDDFAAFCKQTGHVLLESSEEDGTYRLVVKHK; via the coding sequence ATGGATACGCAATTATTGGATGTGACGGGTTTGAAGTGTCCGTTGCCGATTTTGAAAGCCAAAAAAGCACTGGCCGCTATGCAGGCGGGGGAAGTTTTGACCGTATTGGCGACCGATGCCGGTGCTCCTGACGATTTTGCTGCGTTTTGTAAGCAAACCGGACATGTTTTGCTGGAATCCTCAGAAGAAGACGGTACTTACCGCTTAGTCGTTAAGCACAAATAA
- the pyrC gene encoding dihydroorotase: MQTLTIIRPDDMHLHVRDGEAMQTVVPFTARQMGRALIMPNLKPPVTSVEEALAYKQRILAAVPEGVGFEPLMTLYLTDRTTPELVREAKAAGIVAFKLYPAGATTNSDSGVTDLFKLIPVLEEMARQEILFLVHGEVTDPEIDIFDREAVFIERVMKPVLEKVSNLKVVFEHITTAEAARLVCEAGENVAATVTPQHLLLNRNDLLVGGVRPHHYCLPVLKRESHRQALVAAVTGEKSHKFFLGTDSAPHAQTAKENACGCAGMFSAVTAIELYAEVFEQAGALDKLEAFASKNGARFYGLPENPGTLTLHKQAQQVPESLPFGNGEKIVPMRAGGTVAWSVQYEY, translated from the coding sequence ATGCAAACACTTACTATAATCCGGCCGGATGATATGCATTTGCACGTACGCGACGGCGAAGCCATGCAGACGGTAGTGCCGTTTACCGCAAGGCAGATGGGGCGTGCGCTGATTATGCCGAATTTGAAACCGCCCGTAACTTCAGTCGAAGAGGCTTTGGCATATAAACAGCGTATTTTGGCTGCGGTACCGGAAGGGGTAGGTTTTGAGCCTTTGATGACATTATATCTCACCGACCGTACCACACCGGAGTTGGTGCGCGAAGCCAAAGCCGCAGGTATCGTTGCTTTCAAACTTTATCCGGCGGGCGCTACTACTAATTCAGATTCCGGCGTAACCGATTTGTTCAAGCTGATTCCAGTGTTGGAAGAGATGGCCCGGCAGGAAATTTTATTTTTGGTACATGGTGAAGTGACCGATCCGGAAATTGATATTTTCGACCGTGAGGCAGTCTTTATCGAACGCGTGATGAAGCCTGTTTTAGAAAAAGTGTCTAATCTCAAGGTGGTATTTGAGCACATTACCACGGCGGAAGCCGCCCGTTTGGTATGTGAAGCGGGCGAAAATGTCGCCGCAACGGTAACGCCGCAGCATTTGTTGCTGAATCGTAATGATTTGTTGGTCGGCGGTGTTCGTCCGCATCATTACTGTCTGCCCGTATTGAAACGCGAAAGCCACCGCCAAGCATTGGTTGCGGCTGTAACAGGTGAAAAATCACATAAATTCTTTTTGGGAACGGACAGTGCGCCGCATGCTCAAACCGCAAAAGAAAATGCTTGCGGCTGTGCGGGGATGTTTAGTGCCGTTACCGCTATCGAGCTTTATGCCGAAGTATTCGAACAGGCTGGCGCATTAGATAAACTCGAAGCCTTTGCATCAAAAAATGGCGCCCGTTTCTACGGGCTGCCTGAAAATCCGGGTACGTTAACTTTGCACAAACAAGCCCAACAAGTGCCTGAAAGCTTGCCTTTCGGTAACGGTGAAAAAATAGTACCGATGCGAGCCGGCGGAACGGTTGCTTGGAGTGTGCAATACGAATATTAA
- a CDS encoding lytic transglycosylase domain-containing protein — MFLPHLDFPIGRRRLLLAGSALLLPAWAQAGAQREETLSDDVASVMRSSINNVNPPRLVFARAEDGRRWLGDMSARLARFVPDEGERRRLLVNIQYESVRAGLDTQVILGLIEVESAFRQYAISSVGARGLMQVMPFWKRYIGKPEHNLFDIRTNLRYGCTILRHYNNVERGNLSRALARFNGSLGSNKYPNAVLGAWRNRWQWG, encoded by the coding sequence ATGTTTCTACCTCACTTAGATTTCCCCATTGGCCGCCGCCGCCTGTTATTGGCGGGATCTGCGCTTTTATTGCCGGCTTGGGCTCAGGCAGGGGCGCAACGCGAGGAAACTCTTTCGGATGACGTTGCTTCGGTGATGCGCAGTTCGATTAATAATGTCAATCCGCCCCGACTGGTTTTTGCCCGTGCAGAGGATGGTCGGCGCTGGTTGGGTGATATGTCGGCACGGTTGGCCCGTTTTGTGCCCGACGAAGGCGAGCGCCGCCGCCTGTTGGTTAATATCCAATATGAGTCGGTGCGTGCCGGCTTGGATACGCAGGTTATTTTGGGTTTGATAGAGGTAGAGAGTGCGTTTCGCCAATATGCCATCAGCAGTGTGGGTGCCCGAGGTTTGATGCAGGTTATGCCGTTCTGGAAACGATATATCGGCAAGCCTGAGCACAACCTTTTCGATATCCGCACGAATCTTCGTTACGGTTGCACAATCTTACGGCATTACAATAATGTCGAACGCGGTAATCTTTCCCGCGCACTGGCACGTTTTAACGGTAGTTTGGGTAGCAATAAATACCCGAATGCGGTGCTGGGAGCATGGCGTAACCGCTGGCAGTGGGGTTGA
- a CDS encoding NMCC_0638 family (lipo)protein produces MKTYGVLGTVLTVSLLSACNRTDEAGDNLMRHNATTAIAFFAEACIETGADLQGMAAWARQKGWHKLEKAELTAQPFGLLAADAKNVWLFRPDKDTAYYLSGDGNCRIQVTRADADILQEGFAKLALQGRNGVQAALRAENYTSTPFPFTQKVYSWWRPGSGSEVLLTANTSVSDFLPAQAALDYREEQLGKVVINH; encoded by the coding sequence GTGAAAACATACGGTGTTTTGGGAACAGTATTAACCGTTTCCCTGCTTTCTGCCTGCAACCGGACGGATGAGGCCGGGGACAATTTGATGCGGCACAATGCGACGACGGCAATTGCTTTTTTTGCCGAAGCCTGTATCGAAACAGGCGCCGATTTGCAAGGCATGGCCGCTTGGGCCCGGCAAAAAGGCTGGCATAAGCTGGAAAAAGCCGAATTGACCGCTCAGCCGTTCGGATTATTAGCCGCAGATGCAAAAAACGTATGGCTGTTCAGGCCGGATAAAGACACGGCATATTATTTGAGTGGAGACGGAAACTGCCGTATACAAGTTACCCGTGCCGATGCGGATATCCTGCAGGAGGGCTTCGCCAAGTTGGCTTTACAGGGGCGTAACGGTGTACAGGCGGCTTTACGTGCGGAAAATTATACTTCGACTCCGTTTCCTTTTACCCAGAAAGTCTATTCTTGGTGGCGCCCCGGGAGTGGAAGCGAAGTGTTATTAACCGCCAATACCTCGGTATCTGATTTTCTGCCTGCCCAGGCCGCTTTGGATTATCGGGAAGAGCAACTCGGAAAAGTAGTCATTAATCATTAA